The Bacteroidales bacterium genome window below encodes:
- the smpB gene encoding SsrA-binding protein SmpB, with protein sequence MTEQRINIKNKKASFEYEFLEKYVAGIQLYGTEIKSIRQGKANLTDAYCLFRNNELWIQGMHIAEYWWGTCNNHDPKRERKLLLSRKELNKLERKSQDKGLTIIALRMFINERGFAKMEIALAKGKKSYDKREDIKQKDAKRELDRLRKR encoded by the coding sequence ATGACAGAACAACGTATCAATATCAAGAATAAGAAAGCCTCATTTGAATATGAGTTTCTGGAGAAATATGTGGCAGGTATCCAATTGTACGGAACGGAAATCAAATCAATTCGCCAGGGAAAAGCAAACCTGACGGATGCTTATTGTCTCTTCCGGAATAATGAATTGTGGATCCAGGGAATGCATATTGCGGAATATTGGTGGGGTACATGTAACAATCATGATCCTAAAAGGGAACGTAAATTATTGTTGTCGCGAAAAGAGTTAAACAAACTGGAACGTAAGTCTCAGGACAAAGGATTGACCATTATCGCCCTTCGTATGTTCATCAACGAACGCGGATTTGCGAAAATGGAAATTGCTCTGGCAAAGGGTAAAAAATCTTATGATAAACGGGAAGACATCAAGCAGAAAGATGCCAAACGGGAATTGGACAGATTAAGAAAACGATAA
- a CDS encoding DUF3098 domain-containing protein, whose protein sequence is MATKKKTVKSGSDDTGFAILKSSYKYILIGVGILVIGFLLMSGGKSDDPNVFNPEIFNFRRLTIAPIIVVGGFVFIIWAIMRKPKDSVE, encoded by the coding sequence ATGGCAACAAAGAAAAAAACAGTCAAGTCGGGATCGGATGATACCGGTTTTGCAATTTTAAAGAGTAGTTATAAATATATCCTGATAGGTGTTGGCATATTGGTGATCGGATTTTTGCTGATGAGCGGCGGAAAATCGGATGACCCGAATGTATTCAACCCGGAAATATTCAATTTCCGCAGGCTTACCATTGCTCCGATTATTGTAGTTGGAGGTTTTGTTTTTATCATTTGGGCCATCATGAGAAAACCCAAAGATTCTGTAGAATAA
- a CDS encoding lysophospholipid acyltransferase family protein, with translation MKIFINTFSDILTKKHRSKKDWDGVTKGSLWGHRFFIWLIKRSGLSFAYGFAGVVIGYYIIFSPRTSSMIYRYFRKRHLFSRWKSMRMTYRNYHCFAKILIDKTAIPTGMGNKFSYQFENHDEVTHLLGQKQGCIFISAHVGNWDVAGHLFGKHNTHVNIVMLDAEHQRIKKYLESVTGEKSYKIIALKDDMSHTFEIGKALINKEYICFQGDRHMKGTTTLNRTFLGAPASFPAGPFQIAAHAQVPVVFFFAVRKPGRTYRFCFYIAHVDQNMTKREITESLASQYVCSLEQVLRRYPEQWFNYYEFWDKEQENLS, from the coding sequence TTGAAGATTTTTATCAATACATTTTCAGACATATTAACTAAAAAACACAGATCCAAAAAAGACTGGGATGGTGTTACCAAAGGTAGTTTATGGGGACACCGTTTCTTCATCTGGCTGATTAAAAGATCCGGACTTTCTTTTGCTTATGGTTTTGCCGGAGTGGTGATCGGTTATTATATTATTTTCTCACCCCGGACCTCATCGATGATCTACCGTTATTTCCGGAAAAGACATTTGTTCAGCCGATGGAAATCTATGCGGATGACATACCGTAATTATCATTGCTTTGCCAAAATATTGATTGACAAAACGGCAATTCCCACAGGAATGGGAAACAAATTTTCTTATCAGTTTGAAAATCACGACGAAGTCACACATTTGCTCGGACAGAAACAAGGATGTATCTTCATCAGTGCACATGTCGGGAACTGGGATGTCGCCGGACATCTTTTCGGGAAACATAATACCCATGTCAACATCGTAATGCTGGACGCTGAGCACCAGCGCATAAAAAAATACCTGGAATCGGTTACAGGAGAAAAAAGCTATAAAATTATCGCACTAAAGGATGATATGAGCCATACCTTTGAAATAGGAAAAGCGTTGATCAACAAAGAATACATCTGTTTTCAGGGAGACCGCCACATGAAAGGAACGACCACTTTAAACAGAACCTTTCTGGGTGCTCCTGCTTCATTTCCGGCCGGTCCTTTTCAGATTGCTGCACATGCCCAGGTACCGGTAGTTTTCTTTTTTGCTGTAAGAAAACCCGGGCGAACCTATCGCTTTTGCTTTTATATCGCACATGTTGACCAAAATATGACGAAAAGAGAAATTACTGAATCGCTGGCATCACAATATGTTTGTTCCCTGGAACAGGTATTACGGCGTTATCCGGAACAGTGGTTCAACTATTATGAATTCTGGGATAAAGAACAGGAAAATTTATCTTAA
- the ftsH gene encoding ATP-dependent zinc metalloprotease FtsH — translation MEEQKKSPGNPYYTFTVLLIILMLLNTIVFPQLFKQKIIDTDYGTFIKKIEDGEVKKVNIDEHKIYFSTIDESDAEAMYQTGAVNDPDLVDRLLNATSPNDSGNIEFTKSIPRENSPILNFILMWVLPGLIFYLIWRSMSKMLQGKMGGNAMTLGQNNIKIYAESEIKTTFADVAGQEEAKEALTEIVDFLHNPSKYTGIGASLPKGALLVGPPGTGKTLIARAVAGEAKVPFFAISGSEFVQMFVGMGAAKVRDLFKQASEKAPCIIFIDEIDTIGKKRDSTIGNDEREQTLNQLLTEMDGFDGKKGVVILAATNRPETLDKALLRPGRFDRRITMELPDIEGRKEILKVHLKKIKHDEIDIDFIARATAGSSGAEIANIVNEAALRAVRMNRATVTTSDLEESVEVVIAGAQKKGKVLSGHEKKIVAYHEIGHALVAAKQNHSAPVHKITIIPRTSGALGYTMQVDSGEQNLMTKDELLNRIVTLTGGRAAEEVIFQIVTTGASNDIEQATKIARSMVTRYGMSEQYDMMALETVNNPYLGSDSSIACSPETSAYVDQEVLRIIKNAHEKAKNMINEHIDKMHELSAFLMEKETITGDEFMEILNR, via the coding sequence ATGGAAGAACAAAAAAAATCACCCGGCAATCCGTACTATACTTTTACAGTATTGTTGATTATTCTTATGCTTCTGAATACGATTGTATTTCCACAATTGTTCAAGCAAAAAATTATTGATACGGATTATGGTACATTTATCAAAAAAATAGAAGATGGAGAAGTAAAGAAAGTCAATATAGACGAGCACAAAATCTATTTTTCAACCATTGACGAAAGTGATGCTGAAGCGATGTACCAAACAGGGGCAGTCAACGACCCGGATCTTGTTGATCGTCTGTTGAACGCTACAAGCCCTAATGATAGTGGAAATATCGAGTTCACAAAGTCCATTCCCCGTGAAAACTCGCCTATATTAAATTTTATTTTGATGTGGGTATTACCAGGATTGATCTTTTACCTGATCTGGAGATCTATGAGTAAGATGCTGCAGGGAAAGATGGGAGGAAATGCCATGACTTTAGGACAAAATAATATTAAAATATATGCCGAATCGGAAATTAAAACCACATTTGCTGATGTCGCCGGTCAGGAAGAAGCCAAAGAAGCCCTTACAGAAATCGTGGATTTTCTCCATAACCCCTCTAAATATACCGGAATAGGGGCCAGTCTTCCAAAAGGAGCATTATTGGTGGGCCCTCCGGGTACCGGAAAAACATTGATCGCGAGAGCTGTTGCAGGGGAAGCCAAAGTGCCGTTTTTTGCTATTTCAGGTTCTGAATTTGTACAAATGTTTGTAGGGATGGGTGCCGCCAAGGTACGGGATCTCTTTAAACAAGCCAGTGAGAAAGCGCCTTGTATCATTTTTATTGATGAGATAGATACTATTGGTAAAAAGCGGGACAGCACCATAGGTAATGATGAGCGGGAACAAACACTGAACCAGCTTCTCACGGAAATGGATGGTTTCGATGGAAAAAAGGGTGTGGTGATACTTGCAGCGACCAATCGTCCGGAAACCCTGGATAAAGCTTTACTCCGCCCCGGAAGATTTGACAGGAGGATAACAATGGAATTGCCTGATATTGAAGGAAGAAAGGAGATTTTAAAAGTACACCTGAAAAAGATCAAACATGATGAGATCGATATTGACTTTATAGCACGGGCAACGGCCGGCTCATCGGGTGCGGAAATTGCAAATATAGTAAATGAAGCAGCTTTAAGGGCAGTACGGATGAACCGGGCAACGGTAACAACATCCGATCTGGAAGAAAGTGTGGAAGTGGTAATTGCTGGAGCACAAAAGAAGGGAAAAGTGTTATCCGGTCATGAAAAAAAGATAGTGGCTTATCACGAAATAGGACACGCCCTGGTAGCAGCCAAGCAAAATCATTCGGCACCGGTACATAAAATTACAATTATCCCAAGGACATCCGGGGCATTAGGGTATACCATGCAGGTGGATTCCGGGGAACAGAATTTAATGACCAAGGATGAATTATTGAACAGAATTGTGACACTGACCGGCGGGCGGGCAGCGGAAGAGGTTATTTTTCAAATAGTTACCACAGGCGCCTCGAATGATATTGAACAGGCCACGAAAATCGCACGTTCGATGGTTACACGTTACGGGATGAGTGAGCAATATGATATGATGGCTCTCGAAACAGTAAACAATCCCTATCTGGGATCTGATTCAAGTATCGCTTGTTCTCCTGAAACTTCCGCTTATGTCGACCAGGAAGTATTACGGATTATCAAAAATGCTCATGAAAAAGCAAAGAACATGATCAATGAGCATATAGATAAAATGCATGAATTGTCCGCATTTCTTATGGAAAAGGAAACAATTACCGGAGATGAGTTCATGGAAATTTTGAATCGATAA
- a CDS encoding phosphopantetheine-binding protein, with the protein MTREEIANRINTVLAEDFEVKLESINPEASMKEVLDLDSLDYVDLVVLLEQNFGLRVKGSDFAEISTFEDFYQYIFRHIN; encoded by the coding sequence ATGACACGAGAAGAAATCGCAAATAGGATCAATACTGTGTTGGCTGAAGATTTTGAAGTAAAATTAGAAAGCATTAATCCGGAAGCTTCCATGAAAGAAGTACTTGATTTGGATAGTCTGGATTATGTTGATTTGGTGGTTTTACTCGAACAAAATTTCGGACTGAGAGTTAAAGGTTCCGATTTTGCAGAAATTTCCACATTTGAAGATTTTTATCAATACATTTTCAGACATATTAACTAA
- a CDS encoding alkaline phosphatase, translated as MKYVIIFQVFFFVLLSSCTDHQRPEWKARHVIFIGFDGWGAYSVEKADMPHLKKLMQDGSYTLKKRSVLPSSSAVNWASMFMGAGPELHGYTTWGSKEPELPSRVVSHYGIFPSVFGLFRDAYPDAEIGYVYEWGGMQYLAEMKAMNFSMQVLNYKQNQDTTAIIACNYIRSSKPNLFAVIYDDPDAVGHRSGHDTPEYYDILKGLDSYIGEIVQSVKDAGMYDETIFIITSDHGGIDKGHGGKTMQEMETPFIISGKGVKKGFNFDGDSMMQYDVASTIAYIFGLEPPQVWIGRPLKQVFDGN; from the coding sequence ATGAAATATGTAATTATTTTTCAGGTTTTCTTTTTTGTCTTGCTTTCATCTTGTACAGATCATCAACGTCCGGAATGGAAGGCCCGGCATGTAATATTCATCGGCTTTGACGGTTGGGGAGCATATAGTGTGGAAAAGGCCGATATGCCACATTTAAAAAAACTAATGCAGGATGGATCCTATACTTTAAAGAAGCGTTCTGTACTTCCCTCTTCAAGTGCGGTCAACTGGGCATCGATGTTTATGGGTGCCGGACCAGAGTTGCACGGATATACGACATGGGGATCGAAAGAGCCCGAACTTCCTTCACGTGTAGTATCCCATTATGGTATTTTTCCTTCGGTATTCGGATTATTTCGGGATGCCTATCCTGATGCGGAAATAGGATATGTATATGAATGGGGCGGAATGCAATACCTAGCGGAAATGAAAGCCATGAACTTCAGTATGCAGGTGCTCAACTATAAACAAAACCAGGACACTACTGCCATCATTGCCTGTAATTATATCCGATCATCCAAACCCAATCTTTTCGCTGTCATTTATGATGATCCTGATGCTGTCGGACATCGTTCCGGCCATGATACTCCGGAATATTATGATATTCTTAAAGGCCTGGATAGTTATATCGGAGAAATTGTACAATCCGTAAAAGATGCCGGTATGTATGATGAAACCATATTTATCATTACTTCCGACCATGGCGGAATTGATAAAGGACATGGCGGAAAAACCATGCAGGAAATGGAAACGCCTTTCATTATTTCAGGAAAAGGGGTAAAGAAAGGATTCAATTTTGATGGGGACAGTATGATGCAATATGATGTTGCTTCCACTATTGCCTATATCTTCGGATTAGAACCACCCCAGGTCTGGATTGGCCGTCCGTTGAAGCAGGTGTTTGATGGGAACTGA
- a CDS encoding RNA polymerase sigma factor — protein MNKKEFWDDAYRRNAPALRGVIRRYISDNELIQDLIQEAFITAINKQDTYSGKGSFDGWLHRITVNTALMHLRSRKPAMVPIDSMSLVAETNDEAIENTKNEIEAAEFSNNELLEAVDHLPEHHRLVFNMYVMDGFTHVQIGKELGISSGTSKSHLARARKKLQQYLHEEALKKKKDKKRAVAFLAIPVLSGKMHYIDKLYQSNMSGFTIPGSGDLSFLSVALEQPVASTLSTVVQTTASSFQGSVLSYVAACGVTAAITTSVCLVTLGDEPVKNESVPQNVILLADSIVQKTDQDTTLNLFLEQEDTSAENINLNLQDAVQDVQIVVSDSPEEKESKVLSSRSEVSDIPDPPVDEKSFQEEESSPFVVKKQIIQHQTVVIRDTIIIEE, from the coding sequence ATGAACAAAAAGGAATTCTGGGATGATGCTTATCGGAGGAATGCCCCTGCTTTACGAGGTGTTATAAGGCGATATATTTCGGATAATGAGCTGATACAAGATCTGATACAGGAGGCATTCATCACTGCAATCAATAAGCAGGACACTTATTCGGGGAAAGGAAGCTTTGACGGATGGTTGCATCGTATCACCGTTAATACCGCATTAATGCACCTACGCAGCCGAAAACCTGCTATGGTGCCGATAGATTCTATGTCATTAGTCGCCGAAACCAATGATGAAGCTATTGAAAATACAAAAAATGAAATAGAAGCTGCCGAATTCTCTAATAATGAGCTTTTGGAAGCGGTAGATCACCTGCCCGAGCATCACAGGCTGGTGTTCAATATGTATGTAATGGATGGGTTCACACATGTGCAGATCGGCAAAGAACTGGGCATATCATCCGGAACCTCTAAATCACATCTGGCGCGCGCCAGAAAGAAATTGCAACAATATTTACATGAAGAGGCTTTGAAAAAGAAAAAAGATAAGAAAAGAGCTGTTGCATTCCTCGCAATCCCGGTATTATCCGGAAAAATGCACTATATCGATAAACTCTATCAATCAAATATGTCCGGTTTTACCATTCCGGGAAGCGGCGATCTTTCATTTTTATCCGTTGCATTGGAACAACCTGTGGCTTCGACACTTTCAACCGTTGTACAAACTACAGCCTCATCCTTTCAGGGTTCGGTTTTATCATATGTTGCCGCATGCGGTGTTACGGCCGCTATCACTACTTCGGTATGTTTGGTTACCCTTGGGGACGAACCTGTAAAGAATGAATCAGTCCCTCAAAATGTGATTTTATTAGCAGACAGTATTGTACAAAAAACGGATCAGGATACTACATTAAACCTATTTCTCGAACAAGAGGATACATCAGCGGAAAACATTAACTTAAACTTACAGGATGCGGTTCAGGATGTCCAGATCGTCGTTTCAGATTCTCCGGAAGAAAAAGAAAGTAAAGTTTTATCGTCACGGTCCGAAGTATCCGATATTCCTGACCCACCTGTTGACGAAAAAAGCTTCCAGGAGGAAGAATCATCTCCCTTTGTCGTGAAAAAACAAATCATACAACATCAAACAGTTGTCATACGTGACACTATTATTATCGAAGAATGA
- a CDS encoding OmpA family protein, translated as MLLLSVFSEMPAQQLSSKSKKALKAYDAGLDLYRHRKYQEAIKILATAVKEDRQFIEAYMLSGECHLELDDLPGAKEAFLRCIEINPEFFPPVYYSVADICFELEEYEAANKYLEKYLTYTNQKPALRVKAQKLLKDTEFASNAVKNPVPFQPGNIGLQFQYDQYWPSLSVDEHTLVFTALIPKNPENPSVVGNRQEDFFVSDFETGKWSVPQNLGSPPNTPDNEGAQTISADASKMFFTACNRKEGKGSCDIYYSEKRNNLWTRPQNLGPPVNTSAKETQPSISADGRTLYFASNRKGGKGGQDIWMSKLNEGGEWSIPVNLEEINTPYEESSPFIHPDDQTLYFASNGWPGMGQFDLFVARRDSTGKWTTPVNLGYPINTKHNEEGLIVNAKGNRAYYSSDRTTNNIRNIFTFELYPEVRPKPVSYMKGKIYDAKYYTPLKAKFELIDLSSSEKVIEADSDSATGEFLVCLPSGERYALNIKRKGYLFFSEHFTMAPGTYNEPYNKEFPLRKIQVGEKVILQNIFFDFDSHKLLDESKAELEGLVQFMNDNPEVKVRITGHTDNIGKVAYNFELSQNRARSVANFLLGEGVAMNRVTYKGMGASEPVADNSTEEGRAQNRRTELVIVK; from the coding sequence TTGCTGTTGTTATCTGTATTTTCAGAAATGCCGGCACAACAATTATCTTCCAAGTCTAAAAAAGCATTAAAGGCATACGATGCAGGGCTGGATCTATACAGGCACCGAAAGTACCAGGAGGCCATAAAAATTTTAGCTACGGCAGTCAAAGAAGACCGTCAGTTTATTGAAGCATATATGCTTTCCGGAGAATGTCATCTGGAGCTGGATGATCTTCCAGGTGCCAAAGAAGCTTTTCTCCGTTGTATTGAAATTAATCCAGAATTCTTCCCACCGGTATATTACTCTGTTGCAGACATCTGTTTTGAATTGGAAGAATATGAAGCCGCCAACAAATATCTGGAAAAATATCTCACATATACCAACCAAAAGCCGGCGTTACGTGTGAAGGCGCAAAAATTGCTTAAAGATACCGAATTTGCTTCAAATGCTGTAAAGAACCCTGTTCCTTTCCAGCCCGGGAATATCGGGTTGCAATTCCAATATGATCAATACTGGCCTAGCCTTTCGGTAGACGAACATACTCTGGTGTTTACGGCGTTAATACCAAAAAATCCTGAGAATCCGTCGGTGGTAGGTAACAGACAGGAGGATTTTTTTGTTTCGGATTTCGAAACAGGGAAGTGGTCTGTTCCTCAAAATTTAGGTTCTCCCCCAAATACGCCTGACAATGAAGGGGCGCAAACTATTTCGGCCGACGCTTCTAAAATGTTTTTTACCGCTTGTAACAGAAAGGAAGGGAAGGGGAGTTGTGATATTTATTACAGCGAAAAGCGGAATAATTTATGGACACGTCCCCAAAACCTCGGGCCACCTGTTAATACATCTGCCAAAGAAACACAACCATCCATATCGGCAGACGGACGTACATTGTATTTTGCAAGCAACAGGAAAGGAGGAAAAGGAGGGCAGGATATCTGGATGTCGAAGCTCAATGAAGGAGGAGAATGGAGTATTCCCGTGAACCTGGAAGAGATCAATACGCCCTACGAAGAATCTTCTCCATTTATTCATCCGGATGATCAGACCTTGTACTTTGCTTCGAACGGATGGCCGGGAATGGGGCAATTCGACCTGTTTGTTGCCCGCAGGGATTCAACCGGAAAATGGACTACACCGGTTAATTTAGGTTATCCGATCAATACAAAACACAATGAAGAAGGGTTGATTGTCAATGCAAAGGGCAACAGGGCCTATTATTCATCCGACAGGACTACGAATAATATCCGGAACATATTTACTTTCGAATTATATCCGGAAGTTCGCCCGAAACCGGTATCCTACATGAAAGGTAAAATTTATGATGCCAAATATTATACGCCGCTGAAAGCAAAATTCGAACTGATAGATCTGTCATCATCCGAGAAAGTAATCGAAGCAGACTCGGACAGCGCTACCGGAGAATTTCTGGTATGCCTCCCTTCAGGAGAAAGGTATGCATTAAATATCAAACGTAAGGGATACCTGTTTTTCTCAGAGCACTTTACCATGGCTCCGGGGACTTATAATGAGCCATATAATAAAGAATTTCCCTTACGAAAGATACAGGTTGGTGAGAAAGTGATCTTACAGAATATTTTCTTTGATTTTGATTCACATAAGTTATTGGATGAGTCAAAAGCGGAATTGGAAGGATTGGTACAATTCATGAATGATAATCCGGAAGTAAAAGTCAGGATTACAGGTCATACGGACAATATTGGAAAAGTGGCCTATAATTTTGAATTATCACAAAACAGGGCACGTTCTGTAGCTAATTTTCTGTTAGGAGAAGGAGTGGCAATGAACCGGGTCACTTACAAAGGTATGGGAGCATCAGAGCCTGTTGCAGACAATAGTACGGAAGAAGGAAGGGCGCAAAATCGCCGGACTGAACTGGTTATTGTAAAATAA
- a CDS encoding AraC family transcriptional regulator: MSPVAENNLNELLMDQLKEQLDPHAIRNFILSDTSKVPDGYTLDYPFIFDGIILGICVKGSTRLKINFKEYELREGSIITILPKQIIKPIEKSEDCLIQLLFLSFDFITDLSLSKDYDILLKMGKHPYQPISKEEMYNLLEFHTLIVKYYHKKENIFREDIIKSLLQALIMIIGSKYLKTNSEKIKKSSRKEELTERFFKLLMQHYKEERSVSFYADKLCLTSKYLSSTIKKITGHSILEWISEAVIIEAKTMLKTTDLTILQLSEELNFPNPSFFIRFFKQYTGTTPLKYRNS, translated from the coding sequence ATGAGCCCTGTAGCTGAAAATAACCTCAATGAGTTACTGATGGACCAGTTGAAAGAACAACTGGATCCCCATGCTATCAGGAACTTTATTTTGTCCGATACAAGTAAAGTACCAGACGGATATACATTGGATTATCCTTTTATATTTGACGGGATTATTTTAGGCATTTGTGTCAAAGGGTCTACCAGATTAAAAATCAACTTCAAAGAATATGAATTAAGAGAAGGATCGATCATTACCATTCTTCCGAAGCAAATCATCAAACCTATAGAAAAATCCGAAGATTGTCTGATACAGTTACTTTTTCTTTCTTTTGATTTTATTACCGATCTGTCTCTATCCAAAGATTATGATATCCTGTTAAAGATGGGAAAACATCCTTATCAACCGATATCGAAGGAAGAGATGTATAACTTATTGGAATTCCATACTTTAATTGTAAAGTATTACCACAAGAAAGAAAACATTTTCCGGGAAGATATCATCAAATCATTGTTACAGGCTTTAATTATGATCATCGGATCCAAGTATCTGAAAACCAACAGTGAAAAAATTAAGAAATCATCGAGGAAAGAAGAACTTACAGAGCGGTTTTTTAAATTATTAATGCAACATTATAAAGAAGAAAGGAGTGTTTCCTTCTATGCCGATAAATTATGCCTCACTTCGAAATACCTTTCTTCGACCATCAAAAAGATCACCGGCCATTCTATCCTGGAATGGATTAGTGAAGCTGTAATCATCGAAGCAAAAACGATGCTTAAAACAACTGATTTAACCATTCTGCAATTATCAGAAGAACTGAATTTCCCCAATCCGTCTTTTTTTATCCGCTTTTTCAAGCAATACACAGGAACCACTCCACTTAAATACCGTAATAGCTAA
- a CDS encoding permease-like cell division protein FtsX, whose amino-acid sequence MKNKESKIIQRRLRSSYATSIISISLVLCMLGTIGILLLTTHRISKYVKENVGFSVFLKDQVKEADIYQLQKTLDAAPYVRSTQYLTKEDAANDFKEEYGEDFVGFLGYNPLSSSIELKLDARYANNDSIENIEKQLSQISEVKEVSYQRTMIHALNDNMERISLFILAFSALLFVIAVSLINNTIRLSVYSRRLLIRTMQLVGATNTFIRRPFLWRSALQGIYSALIAMGILIFALYWAEKQMENVISVSDVRLLGGLFLIVFTLGISLSWISTYFAVNKYLNIKTEKLYY is encoded by the coding sequence ATGAAAAACAAAGAATCGAAGATCATCCAAAGGCGGTTGCGTAGTTCATATGCTACGTCGATTATCAGTATATCTCTGGTATTGTGCATGTTGGGAACCATCGGGATTTTATTGCTGACTACCCATCGCATCAGTAAATATGTCAAAGAGAATGTTGGTTTTTCTGTTTTTTTAAAAGATCAGGTGAAAGAAGCAGATATTTACCAGCTGCAAAAAACACTGGATGCTGCACCTTATGTCCGTTCTACACAATATCTTACAAAAGAGGATGCAGCCAATGATTTTAAAGAAGAGTATGGAGAAGACTTTGTGGGCTTCTTAGGATATAATCCATTGTCGTCATCTATTGAATTAAAGTTGGATGCCCGCTATGCCAATAACGACAGTATTGAAAATATTGAAAAGCAGTTATCACAAATCAGCGAAGTAAAAGAGGTATCCTACCAACGTACCATGATCCATGCATTGAACGACAATATGGAAAGAATAAGTCTCTTTATTCTCGCATTCAGTGCATTATTATTTGTCATCGCTGTTTCATTGATCAATAATACCATACGTCTATCTGTATATTCGCGGAGGTTGCTGATCCGTACCATGCAATTGGTCGGGGCAACCAATACTTTTATCAGAAGACCTTTTCTCTGGCGGAGCGCATTACAAGGCATCTATAGCGCGCTTATAGCAATGGGCATTTTGATTTTTGCGCTTTACTGGGCTGAAAAGCAAATGGAAAACGTCATTAGTGTGAGTGATGTACGGCTCCTGGGGGGGTTGTTCCTGATCGTTTTTACTTTGGGGATCTCTCTCAGCTGGATATCAACCTACTTTGCCGTGAACAAATATCTGAATATCAAAACAGAAAAATTATATTATTAG